The nucleotide window AGGTAGGAACAATCGCTCCCCAGCATAATCCAGTTCCAAATCCATTCTCCCTAAAATTCCCTAgccgccccctgcccccctgcaaGAGGAAGGGAGCAGAGGAGACCCGTTAGATGCTCTGCCTGGCCTAGCCCCGGGCCCGTCCATTTAGAGCTCGACAGatgcagagagggaggggagaaggactCTTGAAGACTCGGTGCGTGTGCAGAGAGTTGCTTCTCCTTTAGTAGTGCGTGCACTCTGGATTAGAGGAAAGGGTTGGCGTTTGCAAGACGGGTTGCATCCCACTATCTCTTTCTTCTTAGATCCAGTAAGCTGTTTTTGGTGGTATCTCGGGGGACCTTTCGCAAAAGAAAGGAGGTTCCTTGGCGTGCCCCAGGAGGATCGCAAAAGGAGAACGTTTGCAAAACGGTAGATGCAAATGGCTTCGTCCCATTGCAAGTAGCAAGCATTAAACTGAAAAGTCGGGTGAGGCCTGGATGTGCACCAAGCTGCGCGGGCCTCAAGTAGGCCCGCCTCCTTCGATGCCAGGCTGCAGTCGCGCCCCCTGGCCCGAAAGCGCGTGCCCGGCGGAGACTGCGCGCCCTggcagaagtagggttgccagctcctgcagatggtgggtgggtgggtgggtgggtgggtgtgtgtgtgtgtgtggcagagcCTGGGGGAGGGTGAGATCTCAACACTGTTGTAATGCCGTGGAGCCCACTCTCTGAAGCTTTCTCCAAGGGACTTGATCTCTGGAGCTCAGCActaattccaggccccacctgtaggTGGGCAACCCCTACAGCCACATGTGTTTACCTCTCCGGCAGAATCCAGTGGTGACACTACTTCTCTTAGGCTTGCTCCTAAATGTGTAGTTTTTAATCACGAGTTTCTTCAGTTCTGTCCAGAAATGTGTGTCATTCTGAATCTCTAGTCAGACAAAAGAAGTTGAATAGGAAACATGTTTTTTTAATTCGGCAAGCATCTGTGGTGTGCATCTCTTGCTCTTGCACATGTGCCTCCACATTTTTTGTATGGTTGTGACATCTGCTGGCCTAATCCTAGGGTTGTCaacgtttttttttttcttctgggaaaagaggtggtggaactcagtgggttgccagcacagggggcaactcttggcgggaggtagtgcccctggtaccacctGCACGTgcacaaagtgcgtgcacgctcccaggactgcacagtgacatcactttgggtcaggtggaacaaggggggagttttttaaagtttaaattgcccttggcaaaaatggtcacatggccattggccccgccccctgatctccagacaaaggggagtttagattgccctctgcgcagctggcacagaaagcaatctaaactcccctctgtctagcgatcagggggtggggccaccagccatgcgaccattttcaagaggtgctggaactctgttccagctggaaaaaagccctggttgtcaacaacctggagaaaaactaGGCCTGCTTCTGTAACAGAGGTATGGAAATAGGCGGTTGAACTTTTTCGTGACATGGAACAAGACCTGGAAAATAACCTTCCAGTCAggctctgttaaaggggcaggacaggTTTTATTGTCTCCAGGTTGTTGTCCTCTTTGGCATGACTGGTTATTCCCTAATGAGGAAAGAAATGCACTCTGCTTATGCATTCAGAGGCTTTTCTCTGCCTGTAAGGGACCAAGGAAACTACTAATTGGATAAATTGGCAGTAAGGACAGCTGTGATTATTCATGTAGATGAGGAATGGGTAGTGCATTCAAAGAGCATGAGAAGGCACAGGGGAGAATACACAGATGTGCTGTGATGGTGTGTTAATAAAGAGCAGGTGCTCAACATTTATGGATGCCCATTATGTTAGCACCATTttatccatcccccccccctcccaagccatGTAGTTCTGAATCTTAGGAAACTCTTGGTAGAGTCCAAGTATAATACAAGGAGGGAAGAGTGGACTGTACCTCTCTAGCATGCACCTGAGGGGATGCCATTTTTGAATGGCACCCCCCAATGTAAAACTAATTCtacacaagcagaaagcaagcatGTAGAGTTGTGAGAGTTCAGCCCACTTTCCGAAATGCTAGCTTTCTATCAACAATATAGGGGAGTATTAAGTGTGGCCCATCATTTGCTGTCTGAAACTGCCTCATTCCTACTTCTTTCTGCTTCATACTATAGGAGGGGGATTAGGAAGCTCAAATAACTGCCTTGTGGAAAAGacccctgcaaaatgcagcttGAAATGGAATATTCCTGAACTGATTTTGTTGCCTGCGTAAACGGAGAGTTTGCAGTGCAAAGTCCCAGGATTGAAGCAGTATGGAGTTGTCCCAGAGATAACTGCCAAGGCCATCAAGCAAAGCCAAATGCCTGGGGTGGCTGTACTTGGGTGGAGGAGTTTAGAGGTCAGCCTGGGAGCGATCTTGACATGCAGTGATCAGTGTTTCAAAACCTCAGCAAGCATGAGTCTAAGCAGCTGATTTTCACAGCACTTGATTTATTATTGATCCACTACAACTAGTTTATTGACTGATGGGCAGGAGTTCTCAGGGACTTCTGGCAAATGAAGGGCATTCTGCATGCATGCTTCCCCCCTTTAACTGGTGATGCCAAGAACTGAACAAACCCCGAGACCTTCAGGATGCAACACTTGCATTCCCAACTGCTGAAACACAGCGTTTCCTGTTTCTCTGTAACCTTGTGCAGGTGCCTTTTATCCAGAGGTGACTAGGAAGGTGAGCAGAGAATTCAGTTGGGGGCTGATATTGACATCCACTGGCCCGCATGTGTCAAAACCTTGATTCAGCTAGAAACCTCAGCACACAAAGTTGTTTTAGCATTGATCTATTTTGGGCAAAGAAGGGTCTTTCCTGCTGTTTAGGGTCTGAAAGGGACAGTACTGTGTGGGTTGTGAATTCAGGCCTTACAACAAACTACGGTTCATGAAAAAGGCGGTTAACAAATCATTTTGAAATCATAGTTTgaatgcatgaatgaatgaatgaatgactttattaatacagtcaaagaccagcacaaaTCATGTAAAAATCTTAGTTTGAAATCTCAAGTTTGGTGCCAAACAGCACTTCCCCTGTCCCAGTTTGATGGGACACTCAGATATCACAAATTAAATTAGATTTGCTCAAACCATGATATATAGATGTCATTTTATTCTGATATCTGAATGCAGActgtctgttgtagcaaaactgAAAAGAGCCTTCCAGCACTTAAAGACTAAAAGTTGGCTCAAACCAGTTTTTTTCACCCAATTTCCCCAAATTTCCCTCGCTAGTCCCCGTCCCGTATGGCTTTTGTcaatgcaggtcccatgatcaccagcatagccttttgggtggtcaaaggctcacattttcaccagtggaaaagcttgtTAGATGCAGCCCTACAACAACAAATCAGTCGGTGTTGATGTTTGCTACGAGATTCCCCTTTGTTTACTCAGTTCGAAGGAAATGTGTGCAAGCGATCTTTCTTTAAGatggcttatactgcattggaaatTGGTACgcccctgttttaaatgtgttgcgTGTTAAACCTTTGTATTCATCCTGTGCCCTTGGAATGGGATACTCTGTAAATATGGTCAGACCAGTGCATAACTGTAGCCTCCATGTCTACAGAGCTATGATTTTTCCTTTCTCCGTCAGAGTCCTTGTTGTAGTTTAATTGTGGTTACTTAAGGCATATGCTGGTGTCATGGCAATGCTCGAGGTTTCCAAAGGGTGGAGGAGAGCAGTGTATCCCTGTAGCACTTCTTTTCTGACCTGCTGCTGGGCACTATTGGGTTTGTTAAACTCTAAACTAAAAATGCTGCTTTTGTTGTTCTTTGCAAAGTTGGTAAAAATACTTAAAATAAGTGAACTTGAACTGCAATAGTATGCATTGGGTATATGCACATTCAACTCACTGGGATGCAGATCATCTGATGAAGCAGCTTTAAGGATCGGACAAAATGTGCCCCAAATAAATATTTCTTGCTCTCCCTAAATACCTGATGGCTGATGTTAATCTACAGTATGGGTCAGTGGCTGGCAGTCAGGCAAAATGTGATCCCCTTAGTGGTACTGTCTGGAAACTAGTTGCCAACCTCTGGAGACAAAAGAGGAATGTAGAGAAGCAGAATtgttaccagaagtggtctccttgcaataaatatgatttgtgggggaattagtaagcaaggaagacagctacgcgagaggcggtaactggaatctatcaccggtgtataccaggtcccttctgaAATAGAACAAGTGAgcctggtgcttaatatcaaacaataacttttattgaacacaagaacttcatgcacatacacacaaattactggggaagagagagagagagagagagtcctagaaaatgtagccagagattgggaatagagagagaggaagtaagtatatctacctatcctggaggggggggggtccagtccGTGGAGAAGAGGGTAGCTTTGAACGCCAGCGTCcttggccaagggagcaagaggcttgggcaaacctcaagggaacagcgcttatgGATCCGGAAGTGTgaacaatttgaatggggccagagctctacctttataggtaaaatgtgccttgaggtggaagagcccacctagccgttagaacaaaggctgcagcggttagttcctgggttagacaaaaggcttgagtatcttgattggcagctgctggggtgtgtgaatccaaatgtaaaactagttctagcgctgcacaaaaaggacagtttgctgatgaagtctaCCGGAGCTAAGTTAAGTACTTAACTATTAAAAAAACAGCACTATTAAAATGGCAAAGGCCAGGCCGACCGCTTACAGAATCTCTGCAAATGGAATGGAGCAGTTGTTGGCCCACCGTCTTTCTGTGACCTTCTGGTAAAACTTGGTGCTCCCCAAAGTTCCAGCCTGCTGTTTAGTGCTCCTCCGAGTGGCTTGCTCTTTGTTGTGATTGTCTCATTCGCAGAGCTCAGGCATAGAatgcctttatttaaaaaaactgtcTTGGGAGCAGGACTGGGGAAAGATCTCTGTTATCCTAGAAAGTCACACATTATCATATTGGATTATTGATAAGGTttcctggggtttttttcctaCTAAGAGCTTCTGTACATAATATAAAGATTTAGGTACTTGACTGTGTCATGCCTTCCTCCTTTGGCATTAGTAGAAATAGGTAATGGAAAACTTCGTCTGCCAAATTGCTGCTGCTGAAGGCACAGATGCCATTTTGGGAGACAACCTAGATCCTTAACCTCGAGGGGTGATGATGAATGTTCCTATTGAGGTCGATGTCTTTTCTTTTCTGTAGATAATTGATATCTTTCAACTTTGCTGTGACAGGTTAAGAATCGCCCGACATCCGTTGAATGGGATGACTGTAACCCAGAGAAACTTTACACCTTGGTTCTAACCGACCCTGATGCCCCCAGCAGGAAAACCCCCAAGTTTAGGTAAGAGGGGCAGGATTCATTCAGAACATGTTGGCTTAAAGCCACAGGTCATCACAGTGTACTTTTGTGGAGATGCCAGTCCAATAATAAACAAAAGTATAAACTAGTTGTTATGACTCTAATTATCTTAGTACAAATGGACTTTATGCCATGTTTTGTCCTTACATCCCTgtaagataagttaggctgagaatgactgGGCCAAGGCCATTTAGTGATTTTGGTGGTTCAGTGAGGATTTAAAACTGGGTCTCCAAGGttctagtctgacagtctaatcTGGCAGCCTAACGTATTAGTCTTTGGTATAATGACAGGCAAAATCTTCTGTCTCAGATCCCGGAGAGAAGGGTTTAAGAGCTAATATCCTTGAATGTCAGTCCAGTTGTGACTTCGATTCCCCATTCTGCTATAAAGCTCAGTGGCTGGTCACTCTCTCTCTATTGAACCTACCCCACAAGGTTTTTAATGAGAATTAAATGTGTTAAAGAGCTTTCTTGTGATTCTTGATGGAAGGGCAGGACAAAACCTTATGCATCTAAGCATTGTGGCATCTAAGCTTGATGGCACCTTTTCTAGTTCTTGAGGTTGCTTCAGAATCGGGAAGCTAAACTAGATTGTACTCTTCTTCCTTCTCCAGGGAGTGGCACCATTTCCTGGTGACCAACATGAAGGGCAACGATGTCAGCAGTGGGTGCGTCCTGTCTGACTACGTTGGCTCCGGACCTCCCAAAGGAACAGGTAGATGATCAGCAGCTGCTTTTTCTCCTGGTTTTCCATTTGCACATGTAGATGCTTGCACTGCTATGGTTGGTTAGTTGATTGTCTCAGTTTGGTCCCCAGGAAACTCTAGAGGTCCTGGAGGACCAGGAAGAATGACAAAGCTGAACTGTTCTGTGATGACCCACTTAGGATGGGCcttggctcagtgacagagtacCTGTTGTGCCTGTGGAGGGTCCCCGATTCATTCCCTGGTGTCACCAGTTGAAGGTGATCTTGGTGATGCCTCCAGGAAAGGCCTCTGGCTGAGACCTCTGAATCTGACTTTCACAGTCATGCGATTGGTCCATCCAGCTAACTGTTGGCAGAGCCTTTAACTGGATATGttagagactgaacctggggctgTGGCCCAGCAATCAAGCATTGACTTTGAATGCAGAAGggcccaagttcagtccctggcattttgaggagaaaaattgaaatatatacagTAATTTCCTGTCAAATTAAACTTTTTACTGATTGAACAATATAACGTGCATCATTTATAACCTAGTTAGcgtaagtcccctgtgcaagcactgagtcatttctgacccatggggggacatcgcatcacgacgttttcttggcagactttttacggggtggtttgccattgctttccccagtcatctacactttacccccaggaaactgggtacttattttactgaccttgggaggatggaaggctgatatataaaattgtactatttagcatatttatagaatttaaaaatatcttcatattctgtaagaaaaattgcaagtataccCAAATACTTGAGAGAGAATTGCAGACTACTGCACCCCATGCTATCTTAGCCCATGAATTCCCATCTGAATGGTaggtaaaaataaaagttgaagatAAAAAACAAATCTTGTAGTAAATGAAAGAGgtttatttggacagaaactctcTTACAGAGTTACAGTAGGTAGGACTGCCAGTATGTTTGGATATTaagctaaactttataacattgaaaataGGTTATTCAAGAGTTTACTATTTGTGCTATCCCAAATTTCTCAATTTTTCCATTAGGAAAAGTCCGCAGACTTTTTCATGCATTACTTTCTGAGTGTGAAAAACTTTGCCTCCGTTTTTAGTCTTTCTAAAAGACAAAAAATTCTacaagagtcccccccccccagttcttccCAAATTTTCTagtttttctgttggaaaaatggccggagggtaggggtgggggtgggggtgggggagagtctggaaaaaaatgtcctgccagTTTTTCCCCAGGACTTGATATCTGTACTTCATCCCTACTTTCTGTGTGATTATGGCAGTTTCTTTTTCAGTTTTCGCACAACTGTTGCAGGCACGCCCAGCttgatgcttttttttaaaaaaaaatcagcgctGGGCAGCTGCATCATGATTTCTTGCATTTGAAAGTGCACCTGCGTTTCTGTCTCTCCGTATGCCTGCAGGGCTGCATCGCTACGTTTGGCTGGTCTATGAGCAGCCGCAGCAACTGAACTGCAATGAACCCATCCTCAGCAATCGCTCCGGTGATAAACGTGGCAATTTCCAAGTGGCAGCTTTCCGCAAGAAGTACAAGTTGGGCCCCCCTGTGGCTGGCACGTGCTACCAGGCCGAGTGGGATGACTACGTGCCAAAGCTCTATGAACAGCTCTCTGGGAAGTAGAGCTGCCCTGTTTTCTTGCCCTCTTCCCCGCCCCTGTAGTGTTAAATGAGTTGCACGAATACCAATAAAGATACCTGGGCCACTCTTAGTGCTGTTCACTTGGCAAAACTCTTGCTTGTTCTGGCtagttgtgggggtgggggcagcagctGTAGTCAGAATTATCATACGGTGCTCGCTCGGAGAATTGTCTGCTGTTGCTGTTCAGAATTTCCCAGTAAGCACTGAAATGGCCGTTTTGGGGGGAAGTAAATTTGGCTATACAAAAGTTGCTTTTTGCAAAGCCTGATGGCAGAACTTGGGCATTTTATGTGCTTGTCACAAAAATATGGTTGCcacttttccttctttttaatgCTTTGCTTTTACGACTGTGAGCTAACAATGGCATCCTAACAGTTATACCCTTTAAAGCCCATGACTTCAGTggacagaagggtgtaactctgcttaagatggcatcATAAGCATCCTTATTTGGAAGGAATTCCCTTCAAAATGGGTGGGACTTCAAGCCAACCCGCAAATGGCCTCGGCAGTGCCTCTTCTCctggaacccccctccccatggttGTCACTGATACCTTGTGGCTGTTTTTAAGGGTCTCCACTGCATCCAGACGACTAGTTAGTATGAGAAGTATCCATATGTTTTATCTACCCATGTGACAGAAATATCCCCAGTGGAGGAGCGGTTTTGTGGCTGCAGCCACAGAGGCCATATATGAATTGGCTTAAAGTGCTGAGTGCATTCATTTTAGGATGATGTCCTTAGTTCTGAGATCCCCACATTGGATCTCTCTCTTGTTTGTGTCGTTGGGATCTCCCAGTAGAGCCAACATAATGTAGATTCACCTCGTCTGTGATTAAAATTAAGCTGCCTCTGCTTTTAGAATGGCAGTCTAGTATATCGTAATGGGGTCACAACTGGAAAATCCTGACCTCTGGTACTCTGTTCAGGGTACTGTTCGCTTCCCCTTTTCCTTGTTTATATATCTCACTCACCAGTATTTCATGGATGATAATAAGTCTTTTATtgctgcttttttgttttgcCAGAATTAACGCAAAGGGGACGGCACAGGTTAGGCAGACCTTAAATACCGCGGAATGCAAACTGTCCACTTGTACGACCTCTGCTAGTGCTGGGATGTGGTTTTTGCAGTTGTTCTCTTTGGTATTTCAattaaaaacagtgtttcattcAAGAACAGTGTTGGCTTTTTGGGGGGGACGTTCTTCTGCAAAAGCAAGCCTGGTGGATGAAAAGCAGCCGCTGTTACTTCAAGAGCGTTTCCGAAATGGGAAGCAACCTGCCCTCCTCTGAAAAGAGTGGCGTTGGCAATAAGTAACTCAGCAGGAATTCAAGCTTACTTTTATGGGTGCCTTGTCCTTTTTATATAATAGAGAAAGTGTGGAAAAGGTTACTTCCCTACTGGCCCATTGTTGACTCAGTTGACACTTGTTCACTCACTTAAGAGCCTAGGGAGtatattgtaataataataactgtttatatactgctcttctagacagattaatgcccaacccagagcggtgaacaagttagtgtcattattatccctacaatgctgctggggagctggggctgagaggagtggcttacccaaggccaccaactgagttcatggtagtagtgggattcaaaccagtagagtgctgatttgtggccaaaccacttaaccactgtgctacagcagcattactgctggagaagcaagttaatacagctAAATAA belongs to Eublepharis macularius isolate TG4126 chromosome 13, MPM_Emac_v1.0, whole genome shotgun sequence and includes:
- the LOC129341256 gene encoding phosphatidylethanolamine-binding protein 1-like, whose translation is MSVDLGAWGGPLSLSEVEEKPARPMRVRYVGGVEIDELGKVLTPTQVKNRPTSVEWDDCNPEKLYTLVLTDPDAPSRKTPKFREWHHFLVTNMKGNDVSSGCVLSDYVGSGPPKGTGLHRYVWLVYEQPQQLNCNEPILSNRSGDKRGNFQVAAFRKKYKLGPPVAGTCYQAEWDDYVPKLYEQLSGK